Proteins from a single region of Bremerella sp. JC817:
- a CDS encoding RNA methyltransferase: MAEIIRSLQNAQIKAAVKLRDRRGRSQQGRTIVDGLREIRRALLMGFPVETIYVLPDAFSGPEAESFDEVLQQHPDLNIQHVTRDVMAKLAFGERVEGAVAIVPIPSNSLQQVTLPEAPLIVVIEQVEKPGNVGAILRTMDAVGADLLISADGRTDLFNPNAIRASLGTIFSTPIVDATSEETIAWLKDNAIETFAARVDGSVAYTSVDMRRATALVLGSEAHGLSQKWHQDHVQNIHLPMNGIADSLNVSTTAAVLLYEALRQRT; encoded by the coding sequence ATGGCTGAAATCATTCGCTCGCTACAAAACGCTCAGATTAAAGCCGCGGTCAAACTTCGTGACCGCCGCGGTCGCAGTCAGCAGGGCCGCACCATCGTCGATGGTCTGCGCGAGATTCGCCGAGCCTTGTTGATGGGATTTCCGGTCGAAACGATCTACGTCCTTCCCGATGCCTTCTCTGGCCCGGAAGCGGAGTCGTTTGACGAGGTCCTGCAGCAGCACCCCGACCTCAACATCCAGCATGTCACACGCGATGTGATGGCCAAGCTTGCCTTTGGTGAACGAGTCGAAGGGGCCGTGGCCATCGTACCGATCCCGTCCAACTCGCTTCAGCAGGTCACCCTGCCGGAAGCACCACTGATTGTCGTGATCGAGCAAGTCGAGAAGCCAGGCAACGTCGGCGCCATTTTGCGAACGATGGATGCCGTCGGTGCGGACTTGTTGATCTCGGCCGATGGTCGCACCGATCTGTTCAATCCCAACGCGATTCGAGCCAGTCTCGGGACGATCTTCTCGACCCCGATCGTCGATGCCACGTCAGAAGAAACCATTGCCTGGCTGAAGGACAACGCGATTGAGACCTTCGCGGCCCGAGTCGATGGTTCGGTAGCCTATACCTCGGTCGATATGCGGAGAGCGACCGCCTTGGTCCTGGGGAGCGAAGCGCACGGGCTCAGTCAGAAATGGCACCAGGACCATGTGCAGAACATTCATCTGCCGATGAACGGGATCGCCGACAGCTTGAACGTTTCGACCACCGCCGCGGTGCTGTTGTACGAAGCACTACGGCAGCGGACCTAA
- the folD gene encoding bifunctional methylenetetrahydrofolate dehydrogenase/methenyltetrahydrofolate cyclohydrolase FolD, translating to MTATILDGKTVSAALQDDIASRVASFQQETGKTPCLAAVLVGEDPASQVYVRNKERACQKVGMTSQLFRKPAEITQAELLELVAQLNQDDTVSGILVQLPLPKHLDASEVLDAIDPRKDVDCFHPSNVGLLSQGRPNFLPCTPHGVVQILKHFDLPTAGKNVVILGRSDIVGKPLALMLMQRSSETCGADYANATVTVAHSRTPNLKELTQQADILVAAIGVPKFVTADMVKPGAIVVDVGINRTDDGLCGDVDFDALLEVAGAVTPVPGGVGRLTVTMLLENTLKAAQIQAS from the coding sequence GTGACTGCGACGATTCTGGATGGAAAAACGGTATCTGCCGCCCTGCAAGACGATATTGCCTCGCGCGTGGCCAGCTTCCAGCAGGAAACGGGCAAAACGCCTTGTTTAGCAGCGGTGTTGGTGGGTGAGGATCCGGCCAGCCAGGTCTACGTTCGTAACAAGGAACGGGCCTGTCAAAAGGTGGGGATGACCAGCCAGTTGTTTCGTAAGCCTGCCGAGATCACCCAGGCCGAGCTGCTGGAACTGGTGGCCCAGCTTAATCAGGACGACACGGTCAGTGGCATTCTGGTTCAGCTTCCCTTGCCGAAGCATCTCGACGCGTCCGAAGTCTTGGATGCCATCGATCCCCGAAAGGATGTCGACTGCTTCCACCCCAGCAACGTCGGTCTGCTTTCCCAGGGACGCCCGAACTTCCTCCCGTGCACTCCGCATGGAGTGGTGCAGATTCTGAAGCACTTCGATCTGCCGACGGCCGGAAAGAACGTGGTTATTCTTGGTCGTAGCGATATCGTTGGCAAGCCTTTGGCCCTGATGTTGATGCAGCGGTCGAGCGAAACCTGCGGTGCCGACTACGCCAATGCCACCGTGACCGTGGCCCATAGCCGTACGCCGAATCTGAAAGAGTTGACCCAACAGGCCGACATTTTGGTCGCCGCCATCGGCGTACCGAAGTTTGTCACGGCCGATATGGTGAAGCCAGGGGCGATTGTGGTCGACGTCGGCATCAATCGAACCGATGACGGTCTTTGCGGCGATGTCGACTTCGACGCGCTGTTAGAAGTTGCCGGAGCGGTGACGCCGGTCCCGGGTGGCGTTGGCCGACTGACGGTCACGATGCTGCTGGAAAACACCCTGAAGGCAGCCCAGATTCAGGCCAGCTAA
- a CDS encoding NADPH-dependent assimilatory sulfite reductase hemoprotein subunit: MASSDNKLSPVEGIKDESNYLRGNLATEMVDGTDHFSKESIQLIKHFGMYQQDDRDARAASRAAGGSGKEYIMMIRTRLPAGLLTSKQLLEELDLCDDIGNGTLRITSRQATQFHGVQKSDVRQLMQRMKNVGLTTLGACGDVNRNVMCCPAPFKNNALHDEIQKVSFQIADHFAPRTGAYREIFLQDPETGEKIQVDENGQEIIEPIYGKHYLPRKFKMGICLPEDNCIDVYTQDLGMIAIHEEGKIIGYNILVGGGMGRTPSADKTYPALGLKLTFVAPEDLIGVCEAVVKVQRDYGNREDRKVARLKYTVRNMGLPEFKKKVEEYFGRDLPEPHAADVTEFDDHKGWSAQGDGNWFYGLNVENGRIADLEGWTLKSAIREICATLEPGIHFTSHQDIIFSGIAEADKPKLEAILKKHGIALTSEISNTLRWSMACVAWPTCGLSITESERALPGMVDDLEKEVAKLGLEDEKFTMRMTGCPNGCARPYNSDIGLVGRAKEKYTMFLGGRRLGNRLSYIYKDMVPADEVVPELVKVMTVFKEQRQEGETLGDFCDRVGQEKLLEATGG; this comes from the coding sequence ATGGCATCCTCTGATAACAAGCTGAGCCCGGTTGAGGGCATCAAAGACGAAAGCAATTACCTGCGCGGCAACCTTGCCACTGAAATGGTCGATGGAACGGACCACTTCAGCAAGGAAAGCATCCAGCTGATCAAACATTTCGGCATGTATCAGCAGGACGACCGCGACGCTCGCGCTGCCAGCCGCGCCGCCGGCGGTTCGGGCAAAGAATACATCATGATGATCCGCACTCGCCTGCCGGCCGGTCTGCTGACCAGCAAGCAGCTGCTGGAAGAGCTGGATCTGTGCGACGACATCGGCAACGGCACGCTCCGCATCACTAGCCGCCAGGCCACGCAGTTCCACGGCGTTCAGAAGAGCGACGTCCGTCAGTTGATGCAGCGGATGAAGAATGTTGGTCTCACCACGCTGGGTGCCTGCGGCGACGTCAACCGAAACGTCATGTGCTGCCCGGCTCCTTTCAAGAACAACGCACTGCACGACGAAATCCAAAAGGTTTCGTTCCAGATCGCCGATCACTTCGCGCCACGTACTGGTGCCTACCGCGAGATCTTCCTGCAAGATCCTGAAACGGGCGAAAAGATCCAGGTCGACGAGAACGGCCAAGAGATCATCGAACCAATCTACGGCAAGCATTACTTGCCCCGTAAGTTCAAGATGGGCATCTGCCTGCCGGAAGACAATTGCATCGACGTCTACACCCAGGACCTGGGCATGATCGCCATCCACGAGGAAGGCAAGATCATCGGCTACAACATCCTGGTCGGTGGCGGCATGGGTCGTACGCCAAGTGCCGACAAGACCTACCCAGCCTTGGGCCTGAAGCTGACCTTCGTCGCACCGGAAGACCTGATCGGTGTTTGCGAAGCAGTCGTCAAGGTTCAGCGCGACTACGGCAACCGTGAAGACCGTAAGGTGGCTCGTCTGAAGTACACCGTCCGCAACATGGGCTTGCCAGAGTTCAAGAAGAAGGTCGAAGAATACTTCGGTCGCGATCTTCCTGAACCACACGCTGCCGACGTCACCGAGTTCGACGACCACAAAGGTTGGTCGGCTCAAGGCGATGGCAACTGGTTCTATGGTCTGAACGTCGAAAACGGTCGTATCGCCGACCTGGAAGGATGGACTTTGAAGAGTGCCATCCGCGAGATCTGCGCGACGCTGGAACCAGGCATCCACTTCACCAGCCACCAGGACATCATCTTCAGCGGCATCGCCGAAGCCGATAAGCCCAAGCTGGAAGCGATTTTGAAGAAGCACGGCATCGCCCTGACTTCCGAAATCAGCAACACCCTTCGCTGGTCGATGGCGTGTGTCGCCTGGCCAACGTGTGGTCTGTCGATCACCGAAAGCGAACGGGCCTTGCCAGGCATGGTCGACGATCTGGAAAAGGAAGTCGCCAAGCTTGGTCTGGAGGACGAAAAGTTCACCATGCGTATGACCGGCTGCCCGAACGGTTGTGCTCGTCCTTACAACAGCGACATCGGCCTGGTGGGTCGTGCCAAGGAAAAGTACACGATGTTCCTCGGTGGTCGCCGCCTCGGCAATCGCTTGAGCTACATCTACAAAGACATGGTCCCAGCCGACGAAGTCGTGCCGGAACTGGTCAAGGTGATGACGGTCTTCAAAGAACAGCGTCAGGAAGGGGAAACCCTCGGCGACTTCTGCGATCGCGTCGGGCAAGAGAAACTGCTCGAAGCAACCGGCGGCTAG
- a CDS encoding formylmethanofuran dehydrogenase subunit A: MGYLVLENGTVHDPQNGIDGEVRTLWIENGKVVPPSTEDNPVIARRIDCRGYVVMPGGVDMHCHIAGPKVNIGRQMTPEYRRDEGIPRSEGRRSASGGLLPSCVGTGYMFAGLGYTTAMDAAIPGLHARHAHEDLLDTPLLDKGFYLLFGNNQFVMDRIREERHDCLDAYLAWSLGSTSAYGVKVVNPGGVENWKQVSRKTVQQLEEPVPGFGVSPRSIVRNLAASVDRLKLPHSIHIHCNNLGVPGNSETTLHTMQALEGHRGHFAHTQFHSYAGDENDPASFRSAVPRLAEYVNSNPNITIDVGHVNPGKTLGITGDAPFGYFLSKLTGNRWYAADSELEASCGVIPMEFQPQKVLVHAIQWAAALEWYLLMEDPWRVAMSSDHPNGGAIFRYPEVIHLLMDSAFRSEAIARMHKTLGDRTILGDLDREYSMNEIAIITRAAPAKMLGLKHKGHLGIGADADVTIYTPNLNRTEMFQRPRYVVQAGRVIVEDGELGGEVFGKLFTVDPSLDDGQLPVIQKWFDDAHTIRFRNFAIDRQHLGEVETVATS; encoded by the coding sequence TTGGGATATCTCGTCCTCGAAAACGGAACCGTTCACGATCCCCAGAATGGGATCGATGGCGAAGTTCGCACGCTTTGGATCGAGAACGGCAAGGTGGTGCCGCCGTCGACCGAAGACAATCCGGTCATCGCCAGACGCATCGATTGCCGAGGCTATGTCGTCATGCCAGGTGGTGTCGATATGCACTGCCACATTGCCGGACCCAAGGTCAACATCGGCCGGCAGATGACGCCCGAGTATCGCCGTGATGAAGGAATCCCCCGCAGCGAAGGTCGCCGAAGTGCTTCCGGCGGGTTGCTGCCCAGTTGTGTCGGGACTGGCTACATGTTTGCCGGGCTGGGATATACGACCGCCATGGATGCCGCCATCCCTGGTTTGCATGCTCGGCACGCGCACGAAGATCTGCTGGACACACCGCTGCTGGACAAAGGCTTTTACTTGCTGTTCGGCAACAATCAGTTTGTGATGGATCGAATCCGCGAAGAACGTCACGACTGTCTCGATGCCTACCTGGCGTGGTCGCTTGGTTCGACGAGTGCTTACGGTGTGAAAGTGGTGAATCCCGGCGGTGTTGAAAACTGGAAACAGGTCAGCCGCAAAACGGTTCAACAGTTGGAAGAACCGGTCCCTGGCTTTGGGGTCTCGCCACGATCGATCGTGCGGAATCTGGCGGCTTCGGTCGATCGTTTGAAGCTGCCACACTCGATCCACATTCATTGCAACAATCTCGGTGTGCCTGGCAACAGCGAGACAACGCTGCACACCATGCAGGCCCTCGAAGGGCATCGAGGCCACTTCGCCCATACGCAGTTCCACAGTTATGCCGGCGACGAAAACGACCCGGCCAGCTTCCGTTCGGCGGTGCCTCGTTTGGCAGAGTATGTCAACTCGAACCCGAACATCACGATCGACGTCGGTCACGTGAATCCTGGTAAGACGTTGGGCATTACCGGTGATGCTCCGTTCGGATACTTTCTCTCGAAGCTGACCGGCAATCGCTGGTATGCCGCCGACAGCGAACTGGAAGCAAGCTGCGGCGTGATTCCAATGGAGTTCCAACCGCAGAAAGTGCTGGTGCATGCCATTCAGTGGGCGGCCGCGCTCGAGTGGTATTTGTTGATGGAAGATCCATGGCGGGTCGCCATGAGTAGCGATCATCCCAACGGCGGCGCGATCTTCCGTTACCCGGAAGTGATCCATTTGCTGATGGACAGTGCCTTCCGCAGCGAAGCGATCGCCCGGATGCACAAGACGCTGGGGGACCGAACCATTCTGGGCGATCTCGACCGAGAGTACTCGATGAACGAGATCGCGATCATTACCCGGGCCGCACCGGCCAAGATGCTCGGACTGAAGCACAAAGGGCATCTGGGGATTGGCGCCGATGCCGACGTCACGATCTATACGCCGAACCTGAACCGGACTGAGATGTTCCAGCGGCCACGGTATGTCGTCCAGGCTGGCCGCGTGATCGTCGAAGATGGTGAGCTAGGCGGCGAGGTCTTCGGAAAGCTGTTCACGGTCGATCCAAGCCTGGACGACGGACAGTTGCCGGTGATTCAGAAGTGGTTCGACGACGCTCACACGATTCGCTTCCGCAACTTCGCGATCGATCGGCAACATCTGGGCGAAGTGGAAACGGTCGCGACTAGTTAG
- the tatC gene encoding twin-arginine translocase subunit TatC translates to MNSKINDDFFEGSSMSFGDHLEELRTCLFRAVIWLAVGVAVGLYFGNDVVKFIEKPIQSALIRYYQDKSIIQLEENLGIKLTEAQIREVDSLMRTKAWVAVDMWIEPAEIRRLAGVEGTPEAKPEEPQADEAKPAEENEPAAKEDAEKEGAAEADTAKDGEAKTEREKMLTELKNAGVLPTEEPVRMRTWQQIQPSTEALRVEEVFMIWLKAGIVFGFILASPGIFWHLWQFVAAGLYPHEKKYVWIFMPFSLTLFFGGAAVAYFLAFEPVLDFLFGFNLRTGIDPRPRISEWMGFVIMLPLGFGISFQLPLVMLLLNRIGLFSIEAYTSNWRVSILVIFVLSMLLTPSDPISMLLLAVPLTLLYFLGIALCKWFPSTRTPFPAART, encoded by the coding sequence ATGAACAGCAAGATCAACGATGACTTCTTCGAAGGCAGCTCGATGTCCTTCGGCGATCACCTCGAGGAACTGCGTACCTGCTTGTTCCGGGCGGTGATCTGGCTGGCAGTTGGCGTTGCGGTCGGCCTTTATTTCGGCAACGACGTGGTGAAATTCATCGAGAAGCCGATTCAAAGTGCGCTGATTCGCTATTACCAAGACAAGTCGATCATCCAATTGGAAGAGAACCTGGGGATCAAGCTGACCGAGGCACAGATTCGCGAAGTCGACAGTTTGATGCGTACCAAGGCCTGGGTGGCGGTCGACATGTGGATCGAACCGGCCGAAATCCGTCGCCTCGCAGGCGTCGAAGGCACGCCGGAAGCCAAGCCCGAAGAGCCACAAGCGGACGAAGCCAAACCGGCCGAAGAGAACGAACCTGCCGCGAAAGAAGACGCAGAAAAAGAAGGCGCCGCTGAAGCAGACACTGCCAAAGATGGCGAGGCTAAGACGGAACGCGAAAAGATGCTGACTGAACTCAAAAATGCCGGCGTCTTGCCGACCGAAGAGCCAGTCCGGATGCGTACCTGGCAACAGATTCAGCCTTCGACGGAAGCCCTGCGGGTGGAAGAAGTGTTCATGATCTGGCTGAAGGCGGGCATCGTGTTCGGCTTTATCCTGGCCAGCCCGGGCATTTTCTGGCATCTGTGGCAGTTCGTCGCCGCTGGCCTTTATCCGCACGAAAAGAAGTACGTCTGGATCTTCATGCCGTTCAGCTTGACGCTGTTCTTTGGTGGTGCGGCCGTGGCTTACTTTCTCGCATTCGAGCCGGTGCTCGACTTCCTGTTTGGGTTTAACCTGCGAACCGGCATCGACCCGCGTCCTCGGATTAGCGAGTGGATGGGCTTTGTGATCATGCTGCCGCTGGGCTTCGGGATCAGCTTCCAGTTGCCGCTGGTGATGCTGCTGCTCAACCGGATCGGGCTGTTCAGCATTGAAGCGTACACCTCGAACTGGCGTGTTTCGATTCTGGTGATCTTCGTGCTGTCGATGCTGCTCACGCCATCCGACCCGATCAGTATGTTGCTGTTGGCCGTTCCACTGACGCTGCTCTACTTCCTGGGAATCGCCCTCTGTAAGTGGTTCCCTTCGACACGTACCCCGTTCCCGGCCGCTCGAACCTAA
- a CDS encoding type I phosphomannose isomerase catalytic subunit, with protein sequence MPLNYPLIFKPTFRDYIWGGRRLGTVLGKPIPDTGDFAESWEVVDHGEDQSVVANGPLAGKTLGELVAEFPTDLFGNKSAGRTFPLLFKFLDANRDLSIQVHPDDAQGAKLDPPDLGKTEAWYILDAEPGSKVYVGLKEGVTREQLAQAVEANSVVDTMHVIEPRVGDCLFIPAKTTHALGKGLLVAEIQQASNTTFRLFDWNRVGADGKPRALHITESLETIDFDRGPVEPQEPQPTSDADINRLVTCDKFILDRWQFEGRKSIGGNQGFHIVAVLEGKIRTSHAQLDQALGKGSTFLIPAACGSVQLNAIEPTTLLDMYLP encoded by the coding sequence GTGCCATTGAACTACCCACTAATCTTCAAGCCGACCTTCCGCGACTATATCTGGGGCGGCCGTCGCCTGGGAACGGTTTTGGGGAAGCCAATCCCAGACACAGGCGACTTCGCCGAGAGCTGGGAAGTGGTCGATCATGGCGAAGATCAAAGCGTGGTGGCCAACGGCCCCCTGGCCGGCAAAACGCTCGGCGAACTGGTCGCGGAATTCCCAACCGATCTCTTCGGCAACAAGTCGGCCGGAAGGACCTTTCCGCTGCTGTTCAAATTTCTGGACGCCAATCGCGACCTTTCGATCCAGGTTCATCCCGACGACGCCCAAGGAGCCAAGCTCGATCCGCCAGATCTCGGCAAGACCGAGGCCTGGTACATTCTCGACGCCGAGCCTGGCTCGAAGGTTTATGTCGGCTTGAAAGAAGGGGTCACCCGAGAGCAGCTCGCCCAAGCGGTCGAGGCGAATTCGGTCGTCGACACGATGCACGTGATCGAGCCGCGGGTCGGCGATTGCCTTTTCATTCCTGCGAAGACCACGCATGCCCTTGGCAAAGGTTTGCTGGTCGCAGAGATCCAGCAGGCCAGTAACACCACCTTCCGCTTGTTCGACTGGAACCGCGTGGGGGCGGATGGCAAGCCGCGGGCACTCCACATCACCGAATCGCTCGAGACCATCGACTTCGACCGAGGCCCTGTCGAACCGCAAGAGCCGCAGCCGACTTCCGATGCTGACATCAACCGCCTGGTCACGTGCGATAAGTTCATCCTCGATCGCTGGCAGTTCGAGGGGCGCAAGTCGATCGGCGGAAATCAGGGCTTTCACATCGTCGCCGTGCTGGAAGGCAAGATTCGCACCTCACACGCCCAGTTGGATCAGGCCCTGGGGAAGGGTTCGACGTTCTTGATCCCAGCCGCGTGCGGCTCGGTCCAACTGAACGCGATCGAACCCACGACCTTGCTCGATATGTACTTGCCGTAG
- a CDS encoding efflux RND transporter periplasmic adaptor subunit, whose protein sequence is MIAMFVVLYVAGIWLFYVRLKVKPNPINLAVCVVIGLVAVMGIVIGWQHSAPTSGQLVVTRYAIPIVPQVKGPIVKIHALPNVPLTKGKDILFEIQKEPFQYAVEQKTAIVGVTEKTISQIEASLKVADATIAEANANRDAAEADLNAKEDANKRSPGAVSALELAELKQRLAAALAGVDKATAAREEAAASLEVARQQLLQHQAELRSAQFDLDQCVVYAPADGFVTNWQVREGSMVTPMALASVGTFVDTSEVSIAAVFSQNVLMNVAPGQKVEVALMNHPGEVFSGTVDSVIAATGEGQFQASGQLMNADSIRSSGKYGVKISLDDPKLIAELPMGTGGMATIYTDSGRPFQAISTVTMRIKAWVYYLLPF, encoded by the coding sequence ATGATTGCAATGTTTGTCGTTCTGTACGTCGCCGGGATCTGGCTGTTTTATGTTCGCTTGAAGGTGAAGCCGAACCCGATCAATCTAGCGGTTTGCGTGGTGATCGGGCTGGTCGCCGTGATGGGAATCGTCATCGGCTGGCAACATTCCGCGCCGACTTCCGGACAACTGGTCGTCACGCGCTACGCGATCCCCATCGTGCCGCAGGTCAAAGGACCGATCGTCAAGATTCATGCCCTGCCGAACGTTCCGCTAACCAAGGGCAAGGACATCCTGTTCGAGATCCAGAAAGAACCTTTCCAGTACGCCGTCGAGCAAAAGACCGCGATCGTGGGCGTGACGGAAAAGACGATCTCGCAAATCGAAGCCAGTTTGAAGGTCGCCGATGCCACGATCGCCGAAGCGAATGCGAACCGCGATGCCGCCGAGGCCGATCTGAATGCGAAAGAAGATGCCAACAAGCGATCGCCCGGTGCCGTGAGTGCGTTGGAGTTGGCCGAACTCAAGCAGCGTCTGGCGGCGGCATTGGCGGGCGTCGACAAAGCAACGGCCGCTCGCGAAGAGGCCGCGGCATCGTTGGAAGTTGCCCGGCAGCAGCTTCTGCAGCATCAAGCCGAATTGCGGAGCGCCCAGTTCGACCTCGATCAGTGTGTGGTCTATGCCCCTGCGGATGGCTTTGTGACGAACTGGCAGGTTCGCGAAGGCTCGATGGTGACCCCCATGGCCTTGGCTTCGGTTGGGACATTTGTCGATACTTCCGAGGTCAGCATCGCGGCGGTTTTCAGCCAGAATGTGCTGATGAATGTCGCCCCTGGTCAGAAAGTGGAAGTTGCCCTGATGAACCATCCTGGCGAAGTCTTTTCCGGCACGGTCGACTCGGTCATAGCCGCGACTGGCGAAGGTCAGTTTCAGGCAAGTGGGCAACTGATGAATGCCGACAGCATTCGTTCCAGCGGCAAATATGGGGTGAAAATCTCGCTCGACGATCCTAAGCTAATCGCCGAGCTGCCAATGGGCACCGGCGGCATGGCAACTATCTATACCGACTCTGGCCGTCCTTTTCAGGCCATCAGCACGGTGACCATGCGTATCAAAGCGTGGGTTTACTATCTGCTGCCGTTCTAA
- a CDS encoding DUF3302 domain-containing protein has product MDFATLFAWFVMGLLSLVVVAVIVGLGSLPGQVAKARSHPHAEAINVASWIGLACGGILWPFALIWAYLPFSSASTSESSEVDQLRQQVATLEAELAALKSASTHASS; this is encoded by the coding sequence ATGGACTTTGCTACGCTGTTTGCCTGGTTCGTCATGGGGCTTTTGTCTCTGGTCGTGGTCGCGGTGATCGTTGGGCTTGGCTCGCTCCCAGGCCAAGTCGCGAAGGCTCGCAGCCATCCCCATGCCGAGGCGATCAACGTCGCCAGTTGGATCGGGCTGGCTTGTGGCGGAATCCTATGGCCGTTCGCCTTGATCTGGGCCTACCTCCCCTTCTCTTCAGCATCGACTTCCGAAAGTTCGGAGGTCGATCAGCTTCGCCAGCAAGTCGCCACGCTCGAGGCGGAGCTTGCCGCTTTGAAATCTGCTTCCACGCACGCCTCTTCCTGA